In the genome of Lacerta agilis isolate rLacAgi1 chromosome 2, rLacAgi1.pri, whole genome shotgun sequence, one region contains:
- the SMARCC2 gene encoding SWI/SNF complex subunit SMARCC2 isoform X7, with translation MAVRKKDGGPNVKYYEASDTVSQFDSARIWLSKNYKKYIQAEPPTNKSLSSLVVQLLQFQEEVFGKHVSNAPLTKLPIKCFLDFKAGGALCHILAAAYKFKSDQGWRRFDFQNPSRMDRNVEMFMTIEKSLVQNNCLSRPNIYLHPDVDPKLQAKLKDIVKRHQGTVTEDKNNASHIVFPVPGSLEEEEWVRPIMKRDKQVLLHWGYYPDSYDTWIPASEIEAPVEDAPTAEKPRKVHGKWILDTDTFNEWMNEEDYEVNDEKSPVSRRKKISAKTLTDEVNSPDSDRRDKKGGNYKKRKRSPSPSPTPEAKKKNAKKGPSTPYTKSKRGHREEEQEDLTKDMDEPSPLPNVEEVTLPKTVNTKKDSESAPVKGGTMTDLDEPEDENMETAGKDEEENNAGNKGEQTKNPDLHEDNVTEQTHHIIIPSYAAWFDYNSVHAIERRALPEFFNGKNKSKTPEIYLAYRNFMIDTYRLNPQEYLTSTACRRNLAGDVCAIMRVHAFLEQWGLINYQVDAESRPTPMGPPPTSHFHVLADTPSGLVPLQPKTPQSRQSDSDTKAGRKGKEIEDLVTETVKGKPELQTTASQQMLNFPDKSKEKPPDMQNFGLRTDMYTKKNAPSKSKAAASATREWTEQETLLLLEALEMYKDDWNKVSEHVGSRTQDECILHFLRLPIEDPYLEDSEASLGPLAYQPIPFSQSGNPVMSTVAFLASVVDPRVASAAAKSALEEFSKMKEEVPTALVEAHVRKVEEAAKVTGKADPAFGLESSGIAGTTSDELERIEESCTDENRAEPPSSEEKKEEPREGALEEEAKEKLGELPRKEEEKSKEADGEKEMDKSDGDTMADGEKEKEPKDGSEEGPKDLAEAEAERKTKVERDIGEGNLSTAAAAALAAAAVKAKHLAAVEERKIKSLVALLVETQMKKLEIKLRHFEELETIMDREREALEYQRQQLLADRQAFHMEQLKYAEMRARQQHFQQMHQQQQQQPQPPPLSVGTQPLPSSGAPLAPAAHSMPIAQASVPATSTVGQPSSLAPAEQIGQPVAAQPQPAAAGAPQTGPGQTGQPSAGSHAQPPFPSQQPSSQILPGAVPATVHPAMAGNIPSALPFGMPASIPFSMASNITDSIGINFPANTPVHPVHGNLACSMANPPIVNIASALHPPATPLPHGSAAAQSPAIVAAMQGSLLSNAGVGSDQGPSLQPDPIAPSPSTATPVPPTQ, from the exons ATGGCGGTGCGGAAGAAGGATGGCGGCCCCAACGTCAAGTACTACGAGGCCTCGGACACCGTTAGCCAGTTCGACAGCGCGCGCATCTGGCTCAGCAAGAACTACAAGAAG TACATCCAAGCAGAGCCACCTACCAATAAGTCGTTGTCCAGCCTAGTAGTACAGCTGCTGCAGTTCCAAGAGGAGGTGTTTGGGAAACATGTCAGCAATGCACCACTCACAAAGTTACCG ATAAAATGCTTCTTAGATTTCAAAGCTGGTGGTGCCCTATGTCACATCCTTGCAGCAGCCTATAAATTCAAGAGCGATCAAGGATG GCGGCGTTTCGATTTCCAGAATCCATCACGGATGGACCGCAATGTGGAGATGTTCATGACGATCGAAAAATCTCTGGTGCAG AACAATTGTCTCTCCCGACCTAACATCTATTTGCATCCAGACGTTGACCCTAAATTGCAGGCCAAGCTGAAAGACATTGTGAAACGGCACCAG GGAACAGTAACAGAAGATAAGAACAATGCTTCCCATATTGTCTTCCCTGTCCCTGGTAGCCTTGAAGAAG AAGAGTGGGTTCGCCCGATCATGAAGAGAGACAAACAGGTCCTCCTGCACTGGGGCTACTACCCTGacag CTATGACACCTGGATACCAGCAAGTGAAATTGAGGCCCCCGTGGAGGACGCACCCACAGCAGAGAAACCCCGCAAG GTTCATGGCAAATGGATCCTGGACACAGACACTTTCAATGAGTGGATGAATGAAGAAGACTATGAAGTAAATGATGAGAAGAGCCCTGTCTCCCGCAGGAAGAAAATCTCTGCCAAGACTCTCACTGATGAG GTTAACAGTCCTGACTCAGACCGACGGGATAAGAAGGGAGGAAACTATAAGAAAAGGAAGCGTTCTCCCTCTCCTTCACCTACTCCAGAAGCGAAAAAGAAGAATGCCAAGAAAGG GCCTTCCACTCCCTACACCAAATCCAAGCGTGGCCACCGTGAAGAGGAGCAAGAAGACCTCACTAAAGACATGGATGAGCCTTCCCCTCTCCCTAATGTTGAAGAAGTCACACTACCAAAAACAG TTAACACCAAGAAAGACTCTGAATCGGCTCCTGTGAAGGGGGGCACCATGACTGATTTGG ATGAGCCAGAAGATGAGAACATGGAGACTGCAGGCAAG GATGAAGAGGAGAACAAtgctggaaacaaaggagagCAGACCAAGAACCCTGACCTACATGAAGACAATGTCACCGAACAGACGCATCACATCATCATCCCCAGCTACGCAGCCTGGTTTGACTATAACAG TGTCCATGCTATTGAGCGGAGAGCCCTCCCAGAATTTTTCAATGGCAAAAACAAGTCAAAGACTCCTGAAAT CTACTTGGCATACCGCAATTTCATGATTGACACATACCGGCTCAATCCACAGGAGTACCTAACCTCGACTGCCTGCCGTCGGAATCTAGCTGGGGATGTATGTGCCATCATGAG AGTCCACGCCTTCCTGGAACAATGGGGACTCATTAATTACCAAGTGGATGCAGAGAGCCGGCCGACACCCATGGGACCACCACCTACGTCTCATTTCCATGTTCTGGCTGACACTCCTTCGGGATTGGTGCCACTGCAGCCCAaaacaccccag AGTCGTCAGAGCGATAGTGATACCAAGGCTGGACGAAAGGGCAAGGAGATTGAAGACCTTGTCACTGAGACGGTGAAGGGGAAACCTGAGCTG CAAACCACAGCTTCCCAGCAGATGCTGAACTTCCCTGACAAGAGCAAGGAGAAGCCACCAGACATGCAAAACTTTGGGCTTCGCACTGACATGTACACCAAGAAGAATGCTCCTTCCAAG AGCAAAGCTGCTGCCAGTGCTACTCGTGAGTGGACAGAGCAagagacgctgctgctgctggag GCTCTGGAGATGTACAAGGATGACTGGAACAAAGTTTCTGAGCACGTTGGCAGCCGCACGCAGGACGAGTGCATTCTGCATTTCCTGCGTCTTCCTATCGAGGACCCTTACCTGGAGGACTCGGAGGCCTCTCTTGGGCCTCTGGCCTATCAACCCATTCCCTTCAGCCAGTCGGGCAACCCCGTGATGAGCACCGTGGCCTTCTTGGCTTCTGTTGTGGACCCTCGTGTGGCATCCGCAGCAGCCAAGTCAGCCCTCG AGGAGTTCTCCAAGATGAAGGAGGAGGTCCCCACAGCCTTGGTTGAAGCTCATGTCCGCAAGGTGGAGGAAGCTGCCAAGGTGACAGGCAAGGCAGACCCGGCATTTGGTCTGGAGAGCAGCGGAATTGCAGGCACCACATCCGATGAACTGGAGAGAATAG AAGAGAGCTGCACAGATGAGAACCGGGCAGAACCTCCATCAtcggaagagaagaaagag GAACCAAGAGAAGGCGCCCTGGAGGAAGAAGCGAAGGAGAAACTTGGAGAGCTGCccaggaaagaggaagagaaaagcaaagaggctgACGGCGAGAAGGAGATGGACAAGAGTGATGGGGACACCATGG ctgacggggaaaaggaaaaagaacccaAGGATGGTAGTGAAGAAGGGCCCAAAGATCTGGCAGAGGCCGAGGCGGAGCGGAAGACCAAAGTGGAGAGGGACATAGGCGAGGGCAATCTTTCcacggcggcagcggcagctttggcggcggcagcagtgaAGGCAAAG CACTTGGCAGCTGTGGAAGAGCGTAAGATCAAGTCGCTGGTTGCCTTGCTGGTGGAGACACAGATGAAGAAGCTTGAGATCAAGCTAAGGCACTTCGAGGAGCTGGAGACCATCATGGACCGGGAGCGCGAGGCA CTAGAGTACCAGAGGCAGCAGCTCCTGGCTGACCGACAAGCCTTCCACATGGAGCAGCTCAAGTATGCCGAGATGCGCGCTCGCCAGCAACATTTCCAGCAGAtgcaccaacagcagcagcagcagccgcagccacCGCCTCTCTCTGTGGGCACACAGCCCCTCCCTTCTTCAGGAGCTCCACTGGCACCAGCCGCACACTCCATGCCCATCGCCCAGGCTTCTGTGCCGGCCACCAGCACCGTAGGGCAGCCCAGCAGTTTGGCTCCAGCAGAACAGATTGGGCAGCCAGTGGCCGCTCAGCCACAGCCCGCAGCCGCTGGGGCTCCACAGACAGGCCCAGGCCAGACTGGACAGCCTTCTGCAGGTTCTCATG CCCAGCCTCCGTTCCCAAGCCAGCAGCCATCCTCCCAGATTCTCCCTGGGGCAGTCCCAGCAACCGTTCACCCTGCCATGGCTGGTAATATCCCCTCGGCTCTGCCTTTCGGAATGCCTGCCTCCATCCCATTTAGCATGGCTAGTAACATAACAGACTCCATCGGCATTAACTTCCCTGCTAACACGCCCGTCCATCCAGTGCATGGTAACCTTGCGTGCAGCATGGCTAATCCGCCCATCGTCAACATCGCTAGCGCCCTGCACCCTCCTGCCACCCCACTGCCTCACGGTTCCGCAGCTGCCCAGAGCCCCGCTATCGTGGCAGCCATGCAGGGCAGCCTCCTTTCAAATGCTGGTGTTGGATCAG ATCAAGGGCCTTCACTTCAGCCGGATCCCATTGCTCCCAGTCCCAGCACGGCCACACCAGTCCCACCCACACAGTGA